TTAAAAGCGTGGAGATTATCAACCAATAAGAAGAGGACCAAGGATGAATATATCCTTCTCCTCGATGGAATATTAAGAGCATCGGGGGTCGATCGTGAGGGGCTTAGGGGAGTAGTAGGTTCAAGCGTTGTTCCTCCGCTTGTTGAACCGATAACGAAAGTGGTAAAAGAGTTACTCTCAATGAAAATGCTGTGGGTGTCTCATGAGCTGGATCTCGGTATACGCATAGCGGTTGATAATCCCTCTGAAGTGGGAGCGGATAGGATAGCAAACGCGGTAGGTGCTTATTTTTTATATGGAGCTCCGGTTATAATTGTCGATATGGGAACTGCTCTAACATGGTGTGCAGTAGATGAGAATGGTAATTGGCTTGGTGGGGCTATATCTCCTGGGATAAAGATAGCTTCAGATGCGCTCTTCTTGAAA
The nucleotide sequence above comes from Synergistota bacterium. Encoded proteins:
- a CDS encoding type III pantothenate kinase, whose amino-acid sequence is MLLAMDIGNTNIVLGFYRDGGLLKAWRLSTNKKRTKDEYILLLDGILRASGVDREGLRGVVGSSVVPPLVEPITKVVKELLSMKMLWVSHELDLGIRIAVDNPSEVGADRIANAVGAYFLYGAPVIIVDMGTALTWCAVDENGNWLGGAISPGIKIASDALFLKTALLPKVKLKRPMSPIGKTTEESIQAGLIFGYASMIDGMVRRIKREVGDHSFVVATGGLIDLVAEESKEINLVNPWLTLEGLRIIYERNA